From Acidobacteriota bacterium, one genomic window encodes:
- a CDS encoding RidA family protein yields the protein MSREYFSSNPAMPFSDAVLVDGKTLYLSGRIGFLPGTTKVPDTAEEEAHLVLQEIQRVLAMAGLTMDNLVSVQIFCSDVSLFDRFNAVYRTYFTGKLPARAFLGSGTLLFNARFELMGIAVKD from the coding sequence ATGAGTCGCGAATACTTTTCAAGCAATCCTGCCATGCCTTTTTCGGATGCCGTGCTGGTCGATGGCAAAACGCTCTATCTCTCAGGCCGCATCGGCTTTCTTCCCGGCACCACGAAGGTCCCGGACACAGCGGAGGAAGAGGCGCACCTGGTATTGCAGGAGATCCAGCGCGTACTGGCGATGGCTGGTTTGACGATGGACAACCTGGTATCGGTGCAGATCTTTTGCAGCGACGTCTCGCTGTTCGACCGGTTCAATGCGGTATATCGCACGTACTTCACGGGCAAGCTGCCCGCGCGGGCATTTCTTGGCTCGGGCACGCTGCTGTTCAACGCGCGGTTTGAGCTGATGGGCATCGCCGTCAAGGACTAG
- a CDS encoding Fe2+-dependent dioxygenase: protein MLITIPNVLSAADAAQARAKLEAADWVDGKVTAGYQAQKVKANQQLPEGSPLAVELGDLVLKGLARSPVFMSAALPLRVFPPMFNRYAGGGHFGSHVDTAIRQVVTTAQRIRTDVSATLFLTPPEEYDGGELIVEDSYGEHSVKLPAGHMVLYPATSLHRVEPVTRGARISSFFWIQSMIRADGDRTMLFDMDQAIQKLAVELPGSPIGVQLTGVYHNLLRRWAEL, encoded by the coding sequence ATGCTGATTACGATTCCGAATGTATTGAGCGCCGCCGATGCGGCGCAGGCCCGGGCGAAGCTGGAAGCGGCGGACTGGGTGGACGGCAAGGTGACGGCTGGATACCAGGCGCAGAAGGTGAAGGCGAACCAGCAGCTGCCGGAAGGCTCTCCGCTGGCCGTTGAGCTTGGCGATCTGGTGCTGAAGGGGCTGGCGCGTTCGCCAGTGTTCATGTCGGCGGCGCTTCCGCTGCGAGTGTTTCCGCCGATGTTCAATCGCTATGCGGGCGGGGGGCACTTCGGTTCGCATGTGGACACGGCGATACGCCAGGTCGTGACGACTGCGCAGCGGATTCGCACGGACGTTTCGGCGACGCTATTTCTGACGCCGCCCGAGGAGTATGACGGCGGCGAACTGATCGTCGAGGACAGCTATGGCGAGCACAGCGTGAAGCTACCGGCCGGGCACATGGTGCTGTATCCGGCGACGAGCCTGCATCGCGTGGAGCCGGTGACGCGCGGCGCGCGCATCTCGAGCTTCTTCTGGATACAGAGCATGATTCGCGCGGATGGCGATCGCACGATGCTGTTCGACATGGACCAGGCGATCCAGAAGCTGGCCGTGGAACTGCCGGGGAGTCCGATCGGCGTGCAGTTGACCGGCGTGTATCACAACCTGCTGCGGCGCTGGGCAGAGCTGTAA
- a CDS encoding DUF480 domain-containing protein, which translates to MVLDPIQTRLLGCLIEKEIVTPENYPLSLNALVNACNQKSSRDPVLELTEDEVRQALHALEDENLVSTLHDSRVPKYEHRIRTVLNLRRDETAVLCLLMLRGPQTPGELRGRAERMYAFDDIAAVQATLERLASREAAAEANGSGASIATGPLTLLLPRQPGSREARYAHLLSGAPDLSTATGYAAPPSTTSVAGERMTHLESEVARLVATVEALQERLARLEQS; encoded by the coding sequence ATGGTGCTCGACCCCATCCAGACACGCCTCCTCGGCTGCCTTATAGAAAAAGAGATTGTCACCCCGGAGAACTATCCTCTCTCTCTGAACGCTCTGGTCAACGCCTGTAACCAGAAGTCGAGTCGCGACCCAGTGCTTGAGCTCACCGAGGATGAGGTGCGCCAGGCGCTGCACGCGCTCGAAGACGAGAACCTTGTCTCCACGCTGCACGACTCCCGCGTTCCCAAGTACGAGCACCGCATTCGCACCGTGCTCAACCTTCGTCGCGACGAGACCGCGGTTCTTTGCCTGCTGATGCTGCGCGGCCCTCAGACCCCCGGAGAGTTGCGCGGCCGGGCGGAGCGCATGTACGCCTTCGACGACATCGCCGCCGTGCAGGCGACGCTCGAGCGTCTCGCCTCGCGTGAGGCTGCGGCCGAGGCAAATGGCTCCGGCGCCAGCATTGCAACCGGCCCTCTCACGCTCCTTCTGCCGCGTCAGCCCGGATCGCGCGAGGCACGTTACGCGCACCTGCTCTCGGGCGCACCCGACCTCTCCACGGCAACGGGCTACGCGGCTCCCCCGTCAACAACATCCGTCGCCGGCGAACGCATGACCCATCTCGAATCCGAGGTCGCACGGCTCGTCGCGACGGTCGAAGCCCTCCAGGAACGCCTCGCCCGTCTTGAGCAAAGCTGA
- a CDS encoding PAS domain-containing protein — protein MSNQHAISVEATPDRRSHGRRREDIRNEQLFRVVAQIPDGVVCIDRDWRITFANDEGRRISRIEPQHIESGAIWEMFPAIQNTELERVYRSVMKTGEAAHFEHYSTRSDLWLDIHAIPLREGIAVLYRDITDRKGAEFLRDSASRRLMQVLEATTDAVVSINRDNAFTFLNRRARELLAVKGDLLGKNLWQEFPFAENNGQYLYYFNLAMRDGTPGEFEDFYPDPLNLWLAIQIRPSDEGVVIFFRDITARRSSSLALQQQRDLLSVVQQTARVATWDVDLATGAVTFGEGSYPVFGRPLSELPDLHAFTSYVLPEYVPIVAELIRKTSATGEMIVTDFPIRAEDGAVIWVECRGQALIVDGVAVRLRGLSIDITSRKQSEEATERQRAELETIYRTAPVGLALFDPVEFRYLRVNDRQIETIGAPREKILGRRIAEIAPLPSIEDIFRQVAGGNSIRNHIFEGELPTRPGDYRYWNCNYSPVHNSEHEVVAIAAAVQEITHQKKSEQALVQSEKLAAVGRLASSISHEINNPLEAITNLLYLISESDDLPPGLMEYVRTAQSELSRVCEIATQTLRFHRQAVKATYVTARNLVEAVLNLYQGRLANSGIAVETCFSTSTPILCHENDIRQVLNNLIANAIDAMRHGGRLLVRAHDATDLLHSGLRKGIRITVADTGHGMSPAVLSRIFEPFYTTKELNGTGLGLWISHGIVERHHGRLTLRSTQHPVHHGTIFSLFLPCLDGVREGALPQEY, from the coding sequence ATGTCGAATCAGCACGCTATTTCGGTCGAAGCAACTCCAGACAGGCGAAGCCACGGGCGGCGCAGAGAAGATATTCGGAACGAGCAGCTCTTCCGCGTCGTGGCGCAGATACCCGACGGCGTCGTCTGCATCGACCGCGACTGGCGCATCACCTTTGCAAACGACGAAGGCCGCCGCATCTCGCGCATTGAGCCGCAGCATATCGAAAGCGGAGCCATCTGGGAGATGTTCCCGGCCATCCAGAACACTGAGCTGGAGCGCGTCTATCGCTCCGTGATGAAGACCGGAGAAGCGGCACATTTCGAACACTACAGCACGCGCTCCGACCTCTGGCTCGATATTCACGCCATCCCTCTGCGCGAAGGCATCGCTGTTCTCTACCGCGACATCACCGATCGCAAGGGCGCAGAGTTTCTTCGCGATTCGGCCTCGCGGCGGCTTATGCAGGTGCTTGAGGCCACGACAGACGCTGTCGTCAGCATCAACCGCGACAACGCCTTCACCTTTCTCAATCGCCGCGCCCGCGAGTTGCTCGCCGTCAAAGGCGACCTCCTCGGAAAGAACCTCTGGCAGGAGTTCCCCTTCGCGGAGAACAACGGCCAGTATCTCTATTACTTCAACCTCGCCATGCGCGATGGAACTCCCGGCGAGTTTGAAGACTTCTATCCCGACCCGCTGAACCTTTGGCTCGCCATTCAGATTCGCCCCTCCGACGAGGGTGTCGTCATCTTCTTTCGCGACATCACGGCCCGGCGCAGCTCTAGTCTCGCTCTTCAACAACAACGCGATCTCCTCTCCGTCGTGCAGCAGACGGCTCGCGTCGCTACCTGGGACGTCGATCTTGCGACCGGCGCAGTTACCTTCGGCGAGGGATCCTATCCGGTCTTTGGGCGTCCTCTGTCGGAACTTCCCGACCTGCACGCCTTCACCAGCTACGTGCTTCCGGAATATGTTCCGATCGTCGCCGAACTGATTCGCAAGACCAGCGCAACGGGCGAGATGATCGTCACCGACTTCCCTATCCGCGCGGAGGATGGCGCCGTAATATGGGTCGAGTGCCGCGGCCAGGCCCTCATCGTCGACGGCGTCGCCGTCAGGCTGCGCGGCCTCTCCATCGACATCACCAGCCGCAAGCAGAGTGAAGAAGCAACGGAGCGCCAGCGCGCCGAGCTGGAGACCATCTACCGCACCGCCCCCGTCGGGCTTGCCCTCTTCGATCCTGTCGAGTTCCGCTATCTCCGCGTCAACGACCGGCAGATCGAGACCATCGGCGCGCCCCGTGAAAAGATCCTCGGCCGGCGTATTGCCGAGATCGCGCCTCTACCCAGTATCGAAGATATCTTCCGGCAGGTGGCCGGCGGAAACTCCATTCGCAATCACATCTTTGAAGGCGAGCTGCCAACCCGCCCCGGCGACTATCGCTACTGGAACTGCAACTACTCCCCCGTCCACAACTCCGAGCACGAGGTCGTAGCGATCGCCGCGGCCGTGCAGGAGATCACGCACCAGAAAAAGTCTGAGCAGGCGCTCGTGCAGAGCGAGAAGCTCGCTGCCGTGGGGCGTCTCGCCAGCTCCATCTCGCACGAGATCAACAATCCTCTCGAAGCCATCACCAACCTGCTCTATCTCATCAGCGAATCGGACGACCTGCCTCCCGGCCTGATGGAGTACGTCAGGACTGCCCAGAGCGAGCTTTCGCGTGTCTGCGAGATCGCCACGCAGACGCTGCGCTTCCATCGCCAGGCGGTCAAAGCAACTTACGTCACAGCGCGCAACCTCGTTGAAGCCGTCCTGAATCTCTACCAGGGGAGGCTCGCAAACTCAGGCATCGCCGTCGAAACCTGCTTCTCCACCTCCACGCCGATTCTCTGTCACGAGAACGACATTCGCCAGGTACTGAACAACCTGATCGCCAACGCCATCGACGCCATGCGCCACGGAGGCCGCCTGCTGGTTCGCGCACACGACGCCACCGACCTTCTACATTCAGGCCTGCGCAAAGGTATCCGCATCACGGTTGCCGATACCGGCCATGGCATGTCTCCCGCCGTGCTCAGCCGCATCTTCGAACCCTTTTACACCACCAAGGAACTCAACGGCACAGGACTCGGCCTCTGGATCTCACACGGGATCGTCGAGCGCCATCACGGGCGGCTGACGTTGCGCAGCACGCAGCACCCTGTCCACCACGGCACCATCTTCTCTCTCTTCCTTCCTTGCCTCGACGGCGTGAGAGAAGGAGCTCTGCCGCAGGAATACTGA
- a CDS encoding DUF882 domain-containing protein encodes MRTGIRLSFALAIAALIGLNGFASAKDADANASVRPDDAYRLRLHHLHTGESIDVVYRVGDTYLPDGIAKLNYFLRDHRTQTESQYDPKEFDLLHSLLAKLGKPNGEIDIVCGYRTPWSNNLLRSRSANSGVAEKSQHMQARAIDIRVPGVTTTRLRDAALSLRAGGVGYYPVNQFVHVDVGPVREWSYGRVKSSRTPSHSIAKATRRTPHRAPASAAGE; translated from the coding sequence ATGCGGACAGGTATCAGGCTGAGCTTTGCTCTGGCGATTGCAGCTTTAATAGGACTCAATGGTTTTGCCAGCGCGAAGGATGCGGATGCCAACGCCAGTGTTCGACCCGACGACGCCTACCGCCTGCGGCTTCATCATCTGCACACGGGCGAGAGCATCGATGTGGTTTACCGCGTCGGCGATACCTACCTGCCGGATGGAATCGCAAAGCTGAACTACTTTCTGCGCGACCATCGCACGCAGACCGAGAGCCAGTACGACCCGAAGGAGTTCGACCTGCTGCATTCGCTGCTGGCGAAACTGGGCAAGCCAAATGGCGAAATCGACATCGTCTGCGGCTACAGGACGCCGTGGAGCAACAATCTGCTGCGGTCGCGTTCGGCGAACTCGGGCGTGGCGGAGAAGAGCCAGCATATGCAGGCCAGGGCGATTGACATTCGCGTTCCCGGTGTGACGACGACGCGGCTCCGCGATGCAGCGCTGAGTTTGCGCGCGGGTGGCGTTGGTTATTATCCGGTCAATCAGTTTGTGCATGTTGATGTGGGGCCGGTGCGGGAGTGGTCATATGGCCGCGTCAAGAGCTCGCGTACGCCATCGCACTCGATTGCGAAGGCAACACGCCGCACACCGCATCGCGCGCCAGCGTCGGCAGCCGGAGAATAA
- a CDS encoding TonB-dependent receptor, producing MKKDARRNNLRHRLVCSRGWLAVGTLAAYSVMGAGTKAHAATAPSEGTANAAVPPVTNLPVKKFDIPAGGLDQAIKAFEQQTGVRVKLTVPQATLAGFQTNGVKGSFPEEEGLRQLLEGTGLDFRIQDPTTLVVGLLAQESVDVTTSANSIGLAQFTEPLLDTPQTVNVVPQFIMQEQAATTLRDGLRNVPGVSIAAGEAGAQGDNLTIRGFSARNDMFIDGIRDFGSYYRDAFNYEAIEVLQGPASVEFGRGSTGGVINQESKVPVDREFVRGNLQLGTNAMRRLTADVNEPLNDFIPGAALRMNLVGSESNVAQRDYAQTRRFGVAPSIAFGLRSATRGSISYLHESEDSVPDYGLPYFGTEAAKVNRRTYYGYASESYLRTSPDVVTGKIEHNFAGGLLVRSTLRWGNYPRNLRIVEPQVNTTPTYSVVNGAGVATCSPTAATPCYNVNTPLSAVKVRRAIIARNATEDILWEQTQAIGNVKFGKIDNNFVVTVEGGRERSRPQTLTYATNIYASALNPNAQDVLPVPTVINARTYVTSNAYGISGMDTLKLTYWLQLSGGARFDYFNTDVDPTATAGRVSQLIEKTTYRGAIVVKPARNGSVYFDYGTSFNPAAESLSLSANNALQDPQENETYEVGTKWDLLNDKLDISGSYFRTNKSNVYETNPLDTTQVLNVGNQRVQGFQVGALGHLASHFDLILGYAYLDGRVVNSVLNASPFGSLFKANDPVFGIYPYFINPKNFPLANVPRNSGNVWVTHNLPWRFVGGFGGNFVGPRRASSTAMVAVPQANVTPVLQTPLAFKAMNGYWIFNAMLRRPISDRLDFQANLVNLTNKFYIDQPHPNHLVPGEGFNAQFGFNAHF from the coding sequence ATGAAGAAGGATGCGAGACGCAACAATCTGAGGCACAGGCTGGTATGCTCACGCGGCTGGCTGGCGGTGGGCACGCTGGCGGCGTATTCGGTGATGGGAGCGGGGACTAAGGCCCATGCCGCAACCGCACCCAGCGAGGGAACGGCAAACGCCGCAGTCCCTCCGGTGACGAATCTTCCGGTGAAGAAGTTCGATATTCCCGCTGGCGGGCTGGACCAGGCCATCAAGGCGTTCGAGCAGCAGACCGGCGTCCGCGTGAAGCTGACCGTGCCGCAGGCGACGCTGGCAGGTTTTCAGACGAATGGAGTGAAGGGGTCGTTTCCTGAAGAAGAGGGCCTGCGCCAGCTTCTTGAAGGAACGGGCCTGGACTTCAGGATCCAGGACCCGACGACGCTGGTGGTCGGTTTGCTTGCGCAGGAGTCGGTGGATGTAACGACCTCGGCGAACTCGATTGGGCTGGCGCAGTTTACCGAGCCGCTGCTGGATACGCCGCAGACGGTGAACGTGGTTCCGCAGTTCATCATGCAGGAGCAGGCGGCGACGACCTTGCGCGACGGCCTGCGCAATGTTCCGGGCGTAAGCATCGCCGCTGGTGAGGCGGGAGCGCAGGGCGACAACCTGACCATCCGCGGCTTCTCCGCGCGCAACGACATGTTCATCGACGGCATTCGCGACTTCGGTTCGTACTACCGCGATGCGTTCAACTACGAAGCGATCGAGGTGCTGCAGGGTCCGGCGAGCGTGGAGTTTGGCCGCGGGTCGACCGGCGGCGTGATCAATCAGGAGTCGAAGGTCCCGGTCGATCGCGAGTTTGTGCGCGGCAACCTACAGCTTGGAACGAATGCCATGCGGCGTTTGACGGCGGATGTGAATGAGCCGCTGAACGACTTCATCCCGGGGGCGGCGTTGCGCATGAACCTGGTGGGGTCCGAATCGAATGTGGCACAGAGGGACTACGCGCAGACGCGACGCTTCGGTGTTGCGCCGTCGATTGCGTTCGGGCTGCGCAGCGCGACGCGCGGGTCGATCTCTTATCTACACGAGAGCGAAGACAGCGTTCCCGACTACGGCCTGCCTTATTTCGGCACGGAGGCGGCGAAGGTGAACCGCAGGACGTACTACGGCTATGCGTCGGAGAGCTATCTGCGCACAAGCCCCGACGTTGTGACCGGAAAGATCGAGCACAACTTTGCCGGCGGGCTGCTGGTGCGGTCGACCCTGCGTTGGGGCAACTATCCGCGCAATCTGCGAATCGTGGAGCCGCAGGTTAATACGACGCCGACGTACTCGGTGGTCAACGGGGCGGGCGTGGCGACCTGCTCGCCCACGGCGGCGACGCCTTGCTACAACGTGAACACGCCGCTGAGCGCGGTGAAGGTGCGGCGAGCGATCATCGCCCGCAACGCGACCGAAGACATTCTTTGGGAGCAGACGCAGGCGATCGGGAACGTAAAGTTCGGGAAGATCGACAACAACTTTGTGGTGACGGTGGAAGGCGGACGCGAGCGCTCGCGCCCGCAAACGCTGACCTATGCGACGAACATCTACGCCTCGGCACTGAACCCGAATGCGCAGGACGTTCTTCCGGTGCCGACGGTGATCAATGCGCGCACGTATGTGACGTCGAATGCGTATGGCATCTCCGGCATGGATACGCTGAAGCTGACGTATTGGCTGCAGCTCTCTGGCGGCGCGAGGTTCGATTACTTCAACACTGATGTCGATCCAACGGCCACGGCGGGCCGCGTCTCGCAGTTGATTGAGAAGACGACGTACCGCGGCGCGATTGTGGTGAAGCCCGCACGCAACGGCAGCGTGTACTTCGACTATGGCACCTCGTTCAATCCGGCGGCGGAGTCGCTCTCGCTGAGCGCCAACAATGCGCTGCAGGACCCGCAGGAGAACGAGACCTACGAGGTGGGCACGAAGTGGGACCTGTTGAACGACAAGCTGGATATCAGCGGCTCGTACTTCCGGACGAACAAGTCGAATGTGTATGAGACGAACCCACTGGATACGACGCAGGTCTTGAACGTTGGCAATCAGCGCGTGCAGGGCTTCCAGGTTGGCGCGCTGGGACACCTGGCCTCGCACTTCGATCTCATTCTTGGGTATGCGTATCTGGATGGAAGAGTGGTGAACAGCGTGTTGAATGCATCTCCGTTCGGGTCGCTGTTCAAGGCGAACGATCCGGTGTTCGGCATCTATCCGTACTTTATCAACCCGAAGAACTTCCCGCTGGCGAACGTGCCGAGGAACTCCGGCAACGTATGGGTGACGCACAATCTGCCGTGGAGGTTTGTGGGTGGGTTTGGCGGCAACTTTGTTGGCCCGCGCCGCGCAAGCTCGACGGCGATGGTTGCGGTGCCTCAGGCGAATGTGACGCCGGTTCTTCAGACGCCGCTGGCGTTCAAGGCGATGAACGGCTACTGGATCTTCAACGCGATGTTGCGCAGGCCGATCAGCGACCGGCTGGATTTCCAGGCAAACCTGGTCAACCTGACGAACAAGTTCTACATCGATCAGCCGCATCCGAACCATCTGGTTCCGGGCGAGGGGTTCAATGCGCAGTTCGGGTTCAATGCGCACTTCTAA